The DNA sequence AATAAATGTTGTCGCAAAGATATATGAGAGCGCATGAGTTAACCCATAGCTTGGATCGTACTTAATACTAGCAAGGGCTAAAGAGATCACATAACTTGCAATGAAAAAACCAATCACATTGGAGAGTGTCTCATAGCGTTGAAACTTCTCATAAAAATCTTCCACACTTGGAGGTGGTAGCCCCTGTGATTCTTTGAGTTTCTTAGATGCGATGGCTCTTTTCTCGAAGAAGAAAAAGACAACTAGCGTTAAAGCAACCCCAAGTGGAACGATTAAAAACAGTGCATCCATAACAAACTCCTTGTGTCATTTTTGTGATATTTGAAGATTGTAACGTTGGTTGGTTTGGGGGATGCTTAAAAGGAATAATTAATGATAATTTGCGCTACTTAAATCGTACGGGCACACAAAAATCCAAATCAAACGTCTCATCGGCATTGATAAAATGGTTTTGCCTATACACCGCAAAGGAGGGAAGTGATGCCTTTTCATAATCGCTTTTAGGTAACCACTCGTGGTAGATCACATCCATAAATTTCTTGAGATCACCATAAACACCTTGCAATGAAAAAACAGCACAAAATGTTTGAGGAATTCGCATAACACCTATTTCACCGCTTCGATAAAATTTCTTCTTTGCAGGCAGTTCTAAACACGCTACATAATGGCACTGAGATGACTCCACAAAGCGAGGATTGCTGTGGTGCAGACCTATCATTGTTTGCTCTTTAAACTCTATTCCTTGGCGCAATGCCCACGCTTGAAGTTTCAGCCACGCCGTCTTGATGCTGCGGTCATACCCTTTGTGTCTGACGTAGGCGACATCGAAACTTGGCATGGATGAGATCTTTACATGTAAAGGTTTATGGGCAAAACTAAAGTCCCTATTTTCATTGGCTTTGTCCACCTCTCGCCACTTGGTTGGAGTTACGCCAAAGTTCTCTTTAAAGGCTTGAGAGAAGGAAGCATTGGAGACAAAACCGACTTCGTGCATAATATGTGTGATGGTTGCATCGGGGTTAAAGAGAAGCAGGTTAGCAGCGTGTTCAAGCTTAACACGCTTTATATAGGCATGTAAACTCTCATGGGTTAATTCTTTAAAAATACGGTTAAAATGAAACGGTGATGTGGCAACGAATGTTGCAAGTTCCTCCACAGAGAAGTTTTTCTCAATATCGCCATGAATGTAAAAAAGTACCTCATTCACACGCTCGATATGGTCATTTTTCGTGATTTGTTTCTGTTTCATAAGGAAATTATAGCACAAATGGACAAAACTAATCCCTCGTTTTATGTGGTATGTCCAATCCATCCTCGCTATAATACGGTACATTTTTTATAAAGGCAGAGGATGCAAACCAAATTTGCAAAACGTGTTACCACAGCGTCACGTTCATTTACACGAACCATCTTAGATTTAACCGCACAAAGCTCCATCATCTCGTTTGCAGGCGGACTTCCGGATGCGGCACTGTTTCCCAGAGAAAACATCGAAAAACACGCAAAAGAACTCTTTGAAACAGGCGATAACCGCCTCTTTCAATACAGCAATGCTTCAGGCGTTGAAGCTCTCAAAGTCGAGATTGCTAAAAAATATCTAGGTGCAACTTCAGCACAGATCATGCTGACCAATGGTTCACAACAAGGGCTTGACTTGGTCTGTAAAACCTTTTTGGATGAAAAAGATTGTATCATCGTTGAAGATCCAAGCTACCTTGCCGCTCTTGGACTTTTTCACATGTACAATGCGACCATTAAAGCCGTACCACTTAGTTCACAAGGCGTAGATACGAAAGTGTTGGAAACGTTATTTAGAGATCATTCGCCTAAGTTTTTCTATACCATTCCTATTTTTCAAAACCCAACTGGCTACTCTTACACGCTTGAAAATCGTCAAGAAGTGGTTCGTTTGGCAAAGAAGTATAATGTCATTTTACTCGAAGATAGCCCTTATGAAGCGCTTCGTTACGATGGTGTTCAAACCACAGCCTTTGCTGATTTGCTCCCAGAGCTTACCATTGCACTCGGAACATTTTCAAAAACACTCGCCCCTGATTTTCGCATCGGCTGGATGAAAGCACCAAGTGAAATTATCAGTGCGCTCACGCTTTCTAAAGAGAGTACGGATCTTCAAAACTCAAAGTTTTTCCAGCATGTATGTGCTGCAATGATGCAAAATGGAGAGTTGCAAGAACATACCAAGACCTTGATTCAAGCTTACCGCCCCAAACGCGATGCAATGGTCAAATCATTACAAGAGCTTTTTGGTGATAGCATTGAGTTTGTCATTCCAGAGGGCGGTATGTTTATTTGGGTTAATTTTAAAAAATGCGATGATAGCATGAAGCTTTTTGATGTCGCCATCAAAAAAGGGGTTGCGTTTGTCCCAGGGAGTGTTTTCTTTGCCGACAAACGTGTTAGCTCTTATGGACGACTTAACTACACCAACTCAAATCTAGAACAGATTAAAGAGGGTGTCAAAAAACTGCATGAAGCCTACGCAGAGCTTAGTTAAATTCCACGTTTACAGATAATATTACCAAGCTGTGCTCCCACAGCACGGGCTACCACATTGCATTTCACTTTAAAGAGAAAGAAAATAGGTAGCCCTTTGGTTTCACCCAAACACTCATAATTTCCCATCCCTTTCGAGATAATGCACTCTGCTCTTTCAAAAATAACACGTGCATTTTCATTCATAAACTCCATGGCAAGCCCTGGTGTTGGCACGCCACTATCGACAATAACGGCTACGTCATCCATTCCTGAAGCGAGTGCGTCTTTACATGTAAGATCATTAATAATCGGACGACCTCTCACGAAATAATAGACCTCTATATTTTGGTAGAGCTCTTTAATGGTTTGAATGTAGAGTTTATCAAAAATCTCTTCACCGGCATTATCCGCCAAATAGACCAACGTTTGAGTACGCGCTAATTGCTGCTCAAGTGCCTTAAAATCATCAATCGCAAATGGCGTATGGTAAATCTTCTCAAGCTCTTCTTCAAGGTCATACAGCATCACCGCCGCAAGATCAATCACATTACCAGCCACAGCTGTTTTTGTCGCTTCAAAGAGTTTATTTTGGGAATTTTGAATTTTGTTTTTGCAGAAAGGAAGAAAGGCTTTCGCTTTTTCGGATGAAGCTTTTTTAAATTCAGCATAAAGATCACCGACATTTAAAAGCTCTGCCATAGCTTCATATAAAGGTGCGGCATTATGTGGAGGTGTTTGGTTCATATCAAACGCTTTGATGTGCTGATGTGCTAAGAGATCAATCGCATGAGCTTGCTTAGTGTTTACATGTAAAAGTTCACAAACACGTTTAGTTTGATCGTAAATACAGGTTAAACAGTGCTCTTGCAGTTTCATAAAATTCTTTTAAAGTTTGGTTGGGAGAAGAAAAAGGAGAGAAAAGGCAGTAACAACGCGTTTGCTACTGCCGAAAAAGTATTATTTTCTAAGTTCTCTAATTTTAGCAGCTTTACCACGTCTATCTCTAAGGTAGAAGAGTTTCGCACGTCTTACAACACCACGTCTAAGAACAACGATCTCATCAATACTGTCAGAATAGATTGGGAAGATTCTCTCTACGCCAACACTGTTTGCACCGATTTTTCTTACCATAAAGGTCTCACCAGTACCCGTACCACGTCTAGCGATACAAATACCTTCAAAATTTTGAACACGTTGTTTATCGCCTTCAACAATTTTAACAGCAACTCTAAGTGTGTCACCTGCTCTAAAAGCTGGAACGTTTTTCTCAGCAATTTGGCCTGCTTCAAAAGCTTCAATAAATTTATTTCTCATCAATTATCCTTTTTGTTCATTCATTCTAGTGCTTCACGCTAAAGCGAGAAAACAGATCTGGTCTGAAATATTGTGTCTTAGATTCAGACATTTTATTTTTTAAGCTTGTGATTTTAGCGTGGTTTCCCTTTAAAAACTCTGAGGGCACTGATTTATTTTCATAAATAGGCGGTTTTGAGAAACACGGTGCCTCTAATAGCGGGCTCTCAAAACTCTCCATGCTTAAAGAATCCTCATTTCCAAGAACCCCTTTTATGTTACGACTGATCGCATCACTCATCACAAGACTCGGAAGTTCGCCTCCCGTTAAAACATAATCACCTATGCAAAAAAGCTCGTCGGCAAATGTCTCAATGACGCGCTCATCAATTCCCTCATAACGTCCACTGACAAAAACCAAATGCTTCTTGAGAGCCAATCGTTTTGCATCGTTTTGCGTAAAAAGTTTTCCAGATGGTGTTGGAAAAATAATATACGCTTCGCTAGATTCTTGTTTAATATGACGTAACAGATCAAACAAAGGTTGAGGAAAAAGTACAAGCCCTGCTCCGCCACTGGCTTGATAGTCATCGACTTTGCCATGTTTGTTGTTTGTAAAATCGCGTGGATTTGCAAAATCAACACTCAAAAGCTCTTTTGCAATGGCGCGCTTTAGAATAGAATCTTCAAAATATGAAGCAATCAATCCTTCAAAAAGCGTCACATACGTAAAACGCATTAGGAGTTCTCCAGAATTCCTAAACCGTCTTTGCTTAGTAC is a window from the Sulfurospirillum oryzae genome containing:
- a CDS encoding AraC family transcriptional regulator; its protein translation is MKQKQITKNDHIERVNEVLFYIHGDIEKNFSVEELATFVATSPFHFNRIFKELTHESLHAYIKRVKLEHAANLLLFNPDATITHIMHEVGFVSNASFSQAFKENFGVTPTKWREVDKANENRDFSFAHKPLHVKISSMPSFDVAYVRHKGYDRSIKTAWLKLQAWALRQGIEFKEQTMIGLHHSNPRFVESSQCHYVACLELPAKKKFYRSGEIGVMRIPQTFCAVFSLQGVYGDLKKFMDVIYHEWLPKSDYEKASLPSFAVYRQNHFINADETFDLDFCVPVRFK
- a CDS encoding PLP-dependent aminotransferase family protein, with protein sequence MQTKFAKRVTTASRSFTRTILDLTAQSSIISFAGGLPDAALFPRENIEKHAKELFETGDNRLFQYSNASGVEALKVEIAKKYLGATSAQIMLTNGSQQGLDLVCKTFLDEKDCIIVEDPSYLAALGLFHMYNATIKAVPLSSQGVDTKVLETLFRDHSPKFFYTIPIFQNPTGYSYTLENRQEVVRLAKKYNVILLEDSPYEALRYDGVQTTAFADLLPELTIALGTFSKTLAPDFRIGWMKAPSEIISALTLSKESTDLQNSKFFQHVCAAMMQNGELQEHTKTLIQAYRPKRDAMVKSLQELFGDSIEFVIPEGGMFIWVNFKKCDDSMKLFDVAIKKGVAFVPGSVFFADKRVSSYGRLNYTNSNLEQIKEGVKKLHEAYAELS
- a CDS encoding damage-control phosphatase ARMT1 family protein, coding for MKLQEHCLTCIYDQTKRVCELLHVNTKQAHAIDLLAHQHIKAFDMNQTPPHNAAPLYEAMAELLNVGDLYAEFKKASSEKAKAFLPFCKNKIQNSQNKLFEATKTAVAGNVIDLAAVMLYDLEEELEKIYHTPFAIDDFKALEQQLARTQTLVYLADNAGEEIFDKLYIQTIKELYQNIEVYYFVRGRPIINDLTCKDALASGMDDVAVIVDSGVPTPGLAMEFMNENARVIFERAECIISKGMGNYECLGETKGLPIFFLFKVKCNVVARAVGAQLGNIICKRGI
- the rplS gene encoding 50S ribosomal protein L19: MRNKFIEAFEAGQIAEKNVPAFRAGDTLRVAVKIVEGDKQRVQNFEGICIARRGTGTGETFMVRKIGANSVGVERIFPIYSDSIDEIVVLRRGVVRRAKLFYLRDRRGKAAKIRELRK
- the trmD gene encoding tRNA (guanosine(37)-N1)-methyltransferase TrmD; this encodes MRFTYVTLFEGLIASYFEDSILKRAIAKELLSVDFANPRDFTNNKHGKVDDYQASGGAGLVLFPQPLFDLLRHIKQESSEAYIIFPTPSGKLFTQNDAKRLALKKHLVFVSGRYEGIDERVIETFADELFCIGDYVLTGGELPSLVMSDAISRNIKGVLGNEDSLSMESFESPLLEAPCFSKPPIYENKSVPSEFLKGNHAKITSLKNKMSESKTQYFRPDLFSRFSVKH